The Bacillus sp. FJAT-27916 genomic interval CTGTATGACCGTTCAATGTAACTGTAACTCCAGCTGGAATTTCTACAGGTTTTCTACCTACGCGGGACATTTCGTGCACCTCCATTCATAAGTGAAATGTTTATTACCATACGTACGCGATTACTTCTCCGCCAATTTTCTTAGCGCGTGCTTCTTTATCAGAAATAACACCTTGAGAAGTAGACACGATTGCAATACCTAGTCCGTTTAATACGCGTGGAACATCGTCTGCTTTAGCGTATACACGAAGACCTGGTTTACTGATACGTTTGATACCAGTGATTACGCGCTCATTGTTAGCGCCGTATTTTAAGAAGATACGCA includes:
- the rpsH gene encoding 30S ribosomal protein S8; protein product: MVMTDPIADLLTRIRNANMVRHEKLEVPASKMKKDVAEILKREGFIRDVEFIEDNKQGILRIFLKYGANNERVITGIKRISKPGLRVYAKADDVPRVLNGLGIAIVSTSQGVISDKEARAKKIGGEVIAYVW